A genomic region of Methanobrevibacter arboriphilus JCM 13429 = DSM 1125 contains the following coding sequences:
- the rpoB gene encoding DNA-directed RNA polymerase subunit B has translation MNKAKIYINGELIGNCEDPENFVTEMREKRRSGEVSDEMNITYYDETDEIYIFNDPGRARRPLILVKNGVPLLKDEHIEKIADGELKWDDIINMGVIEYLDAEEEENSYIAMGLNYLNEDHTHLEIDPSTMLGICAGIIPFSDHNSSPRNTMEAGMTKQALGLYVSNYGLRTDTRAHLLHHPQTPLVKTRIIDATNYDKRPSGQNFVVAVMSFEGYNMEDSLILNKSSLERGMSRSSFFRSYEASERRYPGGQEDKFEIPEKGVRGYRSEEAYRHLDDDGIVNPESYVESGDVLIGKTSPPRFLEEIDEFGTVAERRRETSVTVRHGEKGIVDAVLFTETVEGSKLAKIRVRDTRQPEFGDKFASRHGQKGVVGLILSQEDVPFTEEGVVPDLIVNPHAIPSRMSVGQVIEMVAGKAGCMEGQRIDGTPFNEDLEAELKESLKANGFESAGCESLYNGMTGERIEAEIFVGVAFYQKLHHMTTDKVYARSRGPVQVLTRQPTEGRAREGGLRFGEMERDCLIAHGAALALKERLLDESDKYEAIICGDCGMISVYDKIRDKKYCPICGDVDSYPVEISYAFKLLLDELKSLCIFPKLVLEDKA, from the coding sequence GTGAATAAAGCTAAGATTTATATAAATGGGGAATTAATCGGAAATTGTGAAGATCCTGAAAATTTCGTCACTGAGATGAGAGAAAAAAGAAGGTCAGGCGAAGTTTCTGATGAAATGAATATTACTTATTATGATGAAACTGATGAAATATATATATTCAATGATCCTGGAAGAGCTAGAAGGCCTTTAATTTTGGTTAAAAATGGTGTTCCTTTACTTAAAGATGAGCACATTGAAAAAATAGCTGATGGTGAGCTTAAATGGGATGATATTATAAACATGGGGGTTATTGAGTATCTTGATGCTGAAGAAGAAGAGAATTCATATATTGCTATGGGATTAAATTATTTGAATGAAGATCATACTCATTTGGAAATTGATCCATCTACTATGTTAGGTATTTGTGCAGGAATTATTCCATTTTCTGATCATAATTCATCTCCAAGGAATACTATGGAAGCGGGTATGACAAAACAAGCATTAGGACTTTATGTTTCTAACTATGGATTACGTACTGATACAAGAGCTCATCTTTTACATCATCCTCAAACACCTTTAGTTAAAACACGTATCATTGATGCTACTAATTATGATAAAAGACCTTCTGGACAGAATTTTGTTGTAGCAGTAATGTCTTTTGAAGGTTATAATATGGAAGATTCATTGATTTTAAATAAATCTTCTTTAGAAAGAGGAATGTCTAGATCTTCATTCTTTAGATCTTATGAAGCTTCTGAAAGAAGATATCCTGGTGGACAAGAAGATAAGTTTGAAATTCCAGAAAAAGGAGTAAGAGGGTATCGTTCTGAAGAAGCTTATCGTCACTTAGATGATGATGGTATTGTTAATCCAGAGTCTTATGTTGAATCTGGGGATGTTTTAATTGGAAAAACTTCTCCTCCAAGATTTTTAGAAGAAATTGACGAGTTTGGAACTGTGGCTGAAAGAAGAAGGGAAACTTCTGTTACTGTAAGGCATGGTGAAAAAGGTATCGTTGATGCAGTTTTATTTACAGAAACTGTAGAAGGAAGTAAGTTAGCAAAAATAAGAGTCAGAGATACTAGACAACCTGAATTTGGAGATAAATTTGCTTCAAGACACGGTCAAAAAGGTGTTGTTGGTCTTATATTATCTCAGGAGGATGTTCCATTTACAGAAGAGGGTGTTGTTCCAGATTTAATAGTTAATCCTCATGCTATTCCTTCAAGAATGTCTGTTGGTCAGGTAATCGAGATGGTTGCTGGTAAAGCTGGCTGTATGGAAGGGCAGCGAATTGATGGAACTCCCTTTAATGAAGATTTAGAAGCAGAACTTAAAGAATCTTTAAAAGCAAATGGTTTTGAATCAGCTGGTTGTGAATCTCTTTATAATGGTATGACTGGGGAGAGAATTGAAGCTGAAATATTTGTTGGAGTAGCTTTCTATCAGAAACTTCATCACATGACTACTGATAAAGTCTATGCTCGTTCAAGGGGACCAGTTCAGGTTCTTACACGTCAACCTACTGAAGGTAGAGCTCGTGAAGGTGGTTTAAGATTTGGAGAAATGGAAAGAGATTGTTTAATTGCTCATGGAGCAGCTTTAGCACTTAAAGAAAGACTTCTAGATGAATCTGATAAATATGAAGCTATTATTTGTGGTGATTGTGGTATGATTTCAGTATATGATAAAATTAGAGATAAAAAATACTGTCCTATTTGTGGTGATGTTGATTCATACCCTGTTGAAATTTCTTATGCATTTAAACTTCTCTTAGATGAACTTAAAAGTTTATGTATATTCCCTAAATTAGTTTTAGAGGATAAAGCATAA
- a CDS encoding DNA-directed RNA polymerase subunit A' produces the protein MKGIIKQISQINFGLMSPDDIRKMSVTKIETPDTYDEDGYPIENGLMDPHLGVIDPSLRCRACGAKGGECQGHFGSIDLARPVIHVGFGDTIHKILRSTCNSCGRILLTDTEIEDYRAKIDALKKNDESINDIVKEIYVTARRDKCPHCDEEQEDIKIDKPISIIEGDYKLTPSEVREKLEKITDSDAYILGVNPEVARPEWMVLTVLPVPPVTVRPSITLETGERSEDDLTHKLVDILRINQRLVENMEAGAPQLIVEDLWELLQYHVTTYFDNEASGVPPARHRSGRPLKTLAQRLKGKEGRFRSNLSGKRVNFSARTVISPDPNISINEVGVPEMIAKEVTVPVHVNDWNIKQMKEHINNGPKVHPGANYVIRLDGRKIRVLDETKEAILEMLEPGFIVERHLKDGDIVLFNRQPSLHRMSMMAHEVKVLPYKTFRLNLCVCPPYNADFDGDEMNMHVFQTDESRAEAKSLMRVQEHILSPRFGGPIIGAIHDHISGAYLLTRTGSNFTEEQAFQIIRKAKLPIPKRKHRDWTGKEIFSLLLPENLNMQYKAEICKKCDECMLKECEYDAYVVIEDGELVSGAMDEKAYGSFSGKILDTIMKEYGSNEARKFLDASTDLAISGIMKVGITTSTNDEEIPDEAKERIEAHLYSAEERVDKLVEAYENDELEALPGRSLEETLEMKIMQVLGEARDKSGEIAESYFGMDNHSVIMATTGARASMLNLTQITACVGQQSVRGGRIDRGYIERTLPHFRKNELGAKARGFVHSSYKEGLDPIEFFFHAMGGREGLVDTAIRTAQSGYMQRRLVNALQDLNVRESGLVTDNRGMVIQTMFGEDGVDPAKSDYGKAADLDKIIDEMRVK, from the coding sequence TTGAAAGGAATAATAAAACAGATTTCTCAAATTAACTTTGGGCTTATGTCTCCAGATGATATTAGAAAAATGTCTGTTACTAAGATTGAAACTCCAGATACCTATGATGAAGATGGATATCCTATTGAAAATGGATTAATGGATCCTCATTTAGGAGTTATTGACCCAAGTTTAAGATGTCGTGCTTGTGGTGCTAAAGGAGGAGAATGTCAGGGACATTTTGGTAGTATAGATCTAGCAAGACCTGTAATTCATGTAGGTTTTGGTGATACCATTCACAAAATCTTAAGATCTACATGTAACTCTTGTGGCCGTATACTTTTAACAGATACTGAAATTGAGGATTATAGAGCAAAAATTGATGCTTTGAAGAAAAATGATGAAAGTATTAATGATATTGTTAAAGAGATTTATGTTACAGCTAGAAGAGATAAATGTCCTCATTGTGATGAAGAACAAGAAGATATTAAAATTGATAAGCCAATTTCAATAATTGAAGGAGATTACAAGTTAACTCCTAGTGAAGTAAGGGAAAAATTGGAAAAAATCACTGATTCTGATGCTTATATTTTAGGAGTTAACCCAGAAGTTGCTAGGCCAGAATGGATGGTTTTAACTGTTTTACCTGTTCCTCCTGTTACAGTAAGGCCTTCTATTACTTTAGAAACTGGAGAACGTTCTGAAGATGATTTAACTCATAAACTTGTTGACATTCTAAGAATTAATCAAAGATTAGTTGAAAATATGGAAGCTGGAGCTCCTCAGCTAATTGTAGAAGATCTTTGGGAATTATTACAATATCATGTTACTACTTATTTTGATAATGAGGCATCTGGTGTTCCTCCAGCTAGGCATAGGTCTGGAAGACCACTTAAAACATTAGCTCAGAGACTTAAAGGGAAAGAAGGTAGGTTTAGAAGTAATCTTTCAGGTAAAAGGGTTAATTTCTCTGCACGTACTGTAATTTCTCCAGACCCTAATATTAGTATTAATGAGGTTGGTGTTCCTGAGATGATAGCTAAGGAAGTTACAGTTCCTGTTCATGTTAATGATTGGAATATTAAACAAATGAAAGAACATATTAATAATGGTCCTAAGGTTCATCCAGGTGCTAATTATGTTATTAGACTTGATGGTAGGAAAATAAGAGTTTTAGATGAAACAAAAGAAGCAATACTTGAAATGTTAGAACCTGGTTTTATTGTAGAACGTCATTTAAAAGATGGAGATATTGTATTATTCAACCGTCAACCTTCTCTTCATAGAATGTCTATGATGGCTCATGAAGTTAAAGTTCTACCATATAAAACATTTAGACTTAATTTATGTGTATGTCCTCCATATAATGCAGATTTTGATGGAGACGAAATGAATATGCATGTTTTCCAGACTGACGAATCAAGAGCTGAAGCTAAATCTCTTATGAGAGTTCAAGAACATATATTATCTCCTAGATTTGGTGGACCAATTATTGGAGCTATTCACGATCATATTTCTGGAGCATATTTACTTACAAGGACTGGTTCAAATTTCACTGAAGAACAAGCTTTCCAAATTATTAGAAAAGCTAAACTTCCAATTCCTAAAAGGAAACACCGGGACTGGACTGGAAAAGAAATATTTAGTTTATTACTTCCAGAAAATCTTAATATGCAGTATAAAGCAGAAATTTGTAAAAAATGTGACGAATGTATGCTAAAAGAATGTGAATATGATGCTTATGTTGTTATTGAAGATGGAGAACTTGTCTCTGGTGCTATGGATGAAAAAGCTTATGGTTCTTTCTCTGGTAAAATATTAGATACTATAATGAAGGAATACGGTTCTAATGAAGCAAGAAAGTTCCTTGATGCATCTACAGATCTTGCTATTTCTGGTATTATGAAAGTAGGTATTACTACAAGTACTAATGATGAGGAAATCCCAGATGAAGCTAAAGAAAGAATTGAAGCTCATCTTTATAGTGCTGAAGAAAGGGTAGATAAATTAGTAGAAGCTTATGAAAATGATGAACTTGAAGCATTACCTGGAAGAAGCTTAGAGGAAACTCTTGAAATGAAAATCATGCAAGTTCTTGGTGAAGCAAGGGATAAGTCTGGCGAAATCGCTGAAAGTTACTTTGGAATGGATAACCATTCTGTTATAATGGCTACTACTGGTGCTAGAGCTTCCATGCTTAACTTAACTCAGATAACTGCTTGTGTTGGTCAGCAATCTGTTCGTGGGGGTCGTATTGATAGAGGTTATATCGAAAGGACTTTACCTCATTTTAGAAAGAATGAACTTGGTGCAAAAGCAAGAGGATTTGTTCATTCAAGTTATAAGGAAGGACTTGATCCAATTGAATTTTTCTTCCATGCAATGGGAGGAAGAGAAGGGTTAGTTGATACTGCTATTCGTACTGCACAAAGTGGATATATGCAAAGAAGACTTGTCAATGCTCTTCAAGACCTTAATGTAAGAGAAAGCGGTTTAGTCACTGATAATCGGGGAATGGTTATTCAAACAATGTTTGGTGAAGATGGTGTAGATCCTGCTAAAAGTGATTATGGTAAAGCTGCAGACTTAGATAAAATCATTGATGAAATGAGGGTTAAATAA
- the rpoA2 gene encoding DNA-directed RNA polymerase subunit A'' produces MGIDKKIIEKVEKLAKKKKADFPESYIHDIAEAYVRRELTDIELEKLIIKVRKAYDRAKVEAGEAVGTVAAQSVGEPGTQMTMRTFHYAGVAELNVTLGLPRLIEIVDARKKISTPTMAIYFDEEYRDDEEFVKKLANRIGKSTLNDILRDFYINYAEMKVEAILDEEKIEDKRLDIKEILANIEKAFKKSNIKENVIVFEPAKQTIRELRLLADKVRDLQISGIKNIGKVIIRREDEWIIHTEGSNLGDILKIDGVDGVRTTTNDIHEIETVLGIEAARNSIINEALRTLEEQGLSVDVRHIMLVADMMTSEGMVRSIGRHGISGEKSSVLARAAFEETGKHLLRASIRGEVDKLTGIIENIIIGQPIPLGTGSVGVVMKPNKSKK; encoded by the coding sequence ATGGGAATTGACAAAAAAATAATTGAAAAAGTAGAGAAGTTAGCTAAAAAGAAAAAAGCAGACTTTCCAGAAAGTTATATTCATGATATTGCAGAAGCTTATGTTAGAAGAGAACTTACTGATATTGAACTTGAAAAACTAATAATTAAAGTTAGAAAAGCTTATGATCGAGCTAAAGTTGAAGCTGGAGAAGCAGTTGGTACAGTTGCTGCTCAATCTGTTGGTGAACCAGGTACTCAGATGACTATGCGTACTTTTCACTATGCGGGAGTAGCTGAGCTAAACGTTACATTAGGTCTTCCAAGACTTATTGAAATTGTTGATGCAAGAAAAAAGATTTCAACTCCAACCATGGCTATTTATTTTGATGAAGAATATAGAGATGATGAGGAGTTTGTTAAAAAGTTAGCTAACCGTATTGGTAAAAGTACTTTAAATGATATCTTGAGAGATTTTTATATTAATTATGCTGAAATGAAAGTTGAAGCAATACTTGATGAAGAAAAAATTGAAGATAAAAGACTTGATATTAAAGAGATTTTAGCTAACATTGAGAAAGCATTTAAAAAATCAAATATAAAAGAAAATGTCATTGTTTTTGAACCTGCAAAACAAACTATAAGAGAACTTAGACTTCTTGCAGATAAAGTTCGTGACTTACAGATAAGTGGTATTAAGAATATTGGAAAAGTCATTATAAGAAGAGAGGATGAATGGATCATCCATACCGAAGGTTCAAATCTTGGTGATATTTTAAAAATTGATGGTGTAGATGGAGTTAGAACCACCACAAATGATATTCATGAAATTGAAACTGTTTTAGGTATTGAAGCTGCTCGTAATTCTATTATTAATGAAGCTCTTCGTACTCTTGAAGAACAGGGTCTTAGTGTTGATGTTAGACACATTATGTTAGTAGCTGATATGATGACTTCTGAAGGAATGGTTCGTTCTATTGGTCGTCATGGTATTAGTGGTGAGAAATCTAGTGTTCTTGCTCGTGCAGCATTCGAAGAAACTGGTAAACATCTTCTCCGTGCAAGTATACGTGGAGAAGTTGATAAATTAACTGGAATTATCGAAAACATTATCATAGGACAACCTATACCCCTCGGTACCGGTTCAGTCGGTGTCGTCATGAAACCAAATAAATCTAAGAAATAA
- a CDS encoding 50S ribosomal protein L30e gives MMDVDRGIRVAVDTGDVTLGSEKSIQSLKLGKGQLVVVAQNSPNEILEDVEYYSKLSEIPVHTFEGTSVELGSVCGKPFTVATLVINDPGDSTILEIISK, from the coding sequence ATGATGGACGTAGATAGAGGAATTAGAGTAGCAGTTGACACAGGTGATGTCACTTTAGGCTCTGAAAAATCAATTCAATCTTTGAAATTAGGTAAAGGACAATTAGTAGTTGTTGCTCAAAATAGTCCTAATGAAATTTTAGAAGATGTAGAGTATTATTCAAAACTTTCAGAAATCCCAGTTCACACTTTCGAAGGAACTAGTGTTGAATTAGGTTCTGTTTGCGGTAAACCTTTTACTGTGGCTACATTAGTCATAAACGATCCAGGAGATTCTACTATATTAGAAATAATATCTAAGTAG
- a CDS encoding NusA-like transcription termination signal-binding factor has product MSIKFNANEIRYIALFESMTGAMVKDCIIDEDNGKVTFVVKNGDMGLAIGKGGSTVTKVQKAVDKGVEIIEHSEDMTEFIKNIMAPAELKSIKVLQKENKEKVATVVADSTNKRIAIGKNGHNIERAKLLAKRQHNISSIILK; this is encoded by the coding sequence GTGTCTATTAAATTTAATGCGAATGAAATAAGATACATAGCTCTATTTGAGAGTATGACTGGAGCAATGGTTAAAGACTGTATTATTGATGAAGATAATGGCAAAGTTACTTTTGTTGTTAAAAATGGTGATATGGGTTTAGCTATTGGTAAAGGTGGAAGTACTGTTACTAAAGTTCAAAAGGCTGTTGATAAGGGTGTTGAAATAATTGAACATTCTGAAGACATGACTGAATTTATAAAGAATATAATGGCTCCTGCTGAACTTAAATCTATTAAGGTACTTCAAAAAGAAAATAAGGAAAAAGTAGCTACAGTAGTTGCTGATTCTACAAATAAGAGAATTGCCATTGGTAAAAATGGCCATAATATTGAAAGAGCTAAGTTGTTAGCTAAAAGACAGCACAATATTAGCAGCATCATTTTAAAATGA
- a CDS encoding 30S ribosomal protein S12, whose amino-acid sequence MPGLFAAKKLKKNRQNFKWKDVDYKRKALRLDVKADPLEGAPQARGIVIEKVGIEAKQPNSAIRKCVRVQLIKNGKQLTAFAPGDGAIGFIDEHDEVMIEGIGGPSGRSMGDIPGVRWKVSKVNNVSLEQMVIGKIEKPVR is encoded by the coding sequence ATGCCAGGACTTTTTGCTGCAAAAAAGCTTAAAAAGAATAGACAAAATTTCAAGTGGAAAGATGTGGACTACAAAAGGAAAGCTTTACGTTTAGATGTAAAAGCAGACCCTCTTGAAGGAGCACCTCAAGCTAGAGGAATTGTTATTGAAAAAGTAGGAATTGAGGCTAAACAGCCTAACTCTGCTATAAGAAAATGTGTTCGTGTTCAATTAATCAAAAATGGTAAACAATTAACTGCATTTGCTCCAGGTGATGGTGCTATTGGATTTATTGATGAGCATGATGAAGTTATGATTGAAGGAATCGGTGGACCTTCTGGAAGATCTATGGGTGATATTCCAGGTGTTCGTTGGAAAGTAAGTAAAGTTAACAATGTTTCTTTAGAACAGATGGTTATTGGTAAAATAGAAAAGCCAGTAAGATAA
- a CDS encoding 30S ribosomal protein S7: protein MSQVFEKWDLKEIKIEDLGLINYICLDETLVPHTLGRHVRRQFAKSKVSIVERLMNKIMRTQRNSGKKNKAYNIVKDSFEIINKRTKQNPIQVLVKAVENTSPREETTRIKYGGIGYQVAVDIAPQRRVDLALGFLTRGTLQSAFKNKRSVAECLADELILASEHDTRSFAIGKKEEKERVARAAH, encoded by the coding sequence ATGAGTCAAGTTTTTGAAAAATGGGACCTAAAAGAAATTAAAATTGAAGATTTAGGTTTAATTAACTATATATGCTTAGATGAAACTTTAGTTCCTCACACATTAGGTAGGCATGTTAGAAGACAGTTTGCTAAATCTAAAGTTTCAATCGTTGAAAGATTAATGAATAAAATAATGAGAACTCAAAGGAATTCTGGTAAGAAAAATAAAGCTTACAATATTGTTAAAGATTCTTTTGAAATAATAAATAAAAGAACTAAACAAAATCCTATTCAAGTTCTTGTTAAAGCTGTAGAAAATACTTCTCCTCGTGAAGAAACTACAAGAATTAAATATGGTGGTATTGGTTATCAAGTAGCCGTTGATATAGCACCACAAAGAAGAGTAGATCTTGCTTTAGGTTTTTTGACTAGAGGAACTTTACAATCTGCTTTTAAAAATAAAAGATCAGTAGCTGAATGTTTAGCTGACGAGTTGATTCTTGCTTCTGAACATGATACCAGAAGTTTTGCTATTGGTAAAAAAGAAGAGAAAGAAAGAGTAGCTAGAGCTGCACATTAA
- a CDS encoding elongation factor EF-2: protein MSRRTKMIEKIKELMYQPKFIRNIGIVAHIDHGKTTLSDNLLAGAGMISEELAGDARSLDFDEQESARGITIDAASVSMVHKFDNNDYLINLIDTPGHVDFGGDVTRAMRAVDGAVVVVCAVEGIMPQTETVFRQALKENVRPVLFINKVDRLINELKLEPEELQNRFLKIIAEANKLIKGMAPEDKKDEWKVDVTDGSVAFGSAYHNWAINIPIMQKSGINFKDIIDYCDNENQKELAQKVPITEVLLGMVVEHLPSPLVSQAYRVPTIWDGDIETEEGQAMIHTDSEGPLAVMVTNVSIDKHAGEIATGRVYGGTIEKGSEVFLVGSHAKARAQQVGVFFGAERVNTDKVPAGNIVAITGAKGAIAGETICDASKKIKEFEGIEHISEPVVTVAVEAKNTKDLPKLIEVLRQVSKEDPTVRVDINEETGQHLISGMGELHLEIITYRINEKGVEIETSEPIVVYRETVAGKIENPVEGKSPNKHNRFYITVEPLDQSVYDAIDEGTIKEGRVKGKEMATTFIESGLEKEEARKVWDVYNKSIFINATRGIQYLDEVRELLIEGFESALDAGPISNEIAMGLKFKLVDAKLHEDAVHRGPAQVLPSIRKAIFAAIMMAQPTLLEPIQKVFINTPQDYMGNATREIQNRRGQIVDMGQEGDMASIESKVPVAEMFGFAGDIRSATEGRCLWSTENAGFERLPNELQKQIIREIRERKGLSPEPYGPEHYIG, encoded by the coding sequence GTGAGTAGACGTACTAAAATGATTGAAAAGATTAAGGAATTAATGTATCAACCTAAATTTATCAGAAATATTGGAATTGTGGCTCACATTGACCATGGTAAAACTACTTTATCTGATAACTTGCTTGCAGGTGCAGGTATGATTTCTGAAGAGCTAGCTGGTGATGCAAGAAGTCTTGATTTTGATGAACAGGAATCAGCAAGAGGTATTACTATTGATGCTGCAAGTGTTTCTATGGTTCATAAGTTTGATAATAATGATTATTTAATCAACTTAATTGATACTCCAGGACATGTTGATTTCGGTGGAGATGTTACACGTGCAATGAGAGCTGTAGATGGTGCAGTTGTTGTTGTTTGTGCTGTTGAAGGTATCATGCCTCAAACTGAAACTGTTTTTAGGCAAGCTTTAAAAGAGAATGTTAGACCAGTTTTGTTTATTAACAAAGTTGATAGATTAATAAATGAGTTAAAACTTGAGCCTGAAGAGCTTCAAAATAGGTTTCTTAAAATAATTGCTGAAGCAAATAAACTTATCAAGGGTATGGCTCCAGAAGATAAAAAAGATGAATGGAAAGTTGATGTTACTGATGGTAGTGTTGCTTTTGGTTCTGCTTATCATAACTGGGCAATAAATATTCCTATTATGCAAAAATCTGGTATAAACTTTAAAGATATTATTGACTACTGTGATAATGAAAACCAAAAAGAGTTAGCACAGAAAGTACCAATTACTGAAGTTTTACTTGGTATGGTTGTTGAGCATTTACCAAGTCCTTTAGTTTCACAAGCTTATAGGGTTCCAACTATTTGGGATGGAGATATTGAAACTGAAGAAGGTCAAGCAATGATCCATACTGATTCTGAAGGTCCTTTGGCTGTTATGGTGACAAATGTTAGTATTGATAAGCATGCTGGTGAAATTGCAACTGGAAGAGTTTATGGTGGAACTATTGAAAAAGGTAGTGAAGTCTTTTTAGTAGGCTCTCATGCTAAAGCGAGAGCTCAACAGGTTGGAGTATTCTTTGGTGCAGAAAGAGTTAACACTGATAAAGTTCCTGCAGGTAATATTGTTGCAATAACTGGTGCTAAGGGAGCTATTGCTGGTGAAACTATTTGTGATGCTAGTAAAAAGATAAAAGAGTTTGAAGGCATAGAACATATATCTGAACCTGTTGTTACTGTAGCTGTTGAAGCTAAAAATACTAAAGATCTTCCTAAATTGATTGAAGTTTTAAGACAAGTTTCTAAAGAAGATCCTACTGTTCGTGTAGATATTAATGAGGAAACTGGTCAACATTTAATCTCTGGTATGGGTGAACTTCACTTGGAAATTATCACATACAGAATCAATGAAAAAGGTGTTGAAATTGAAACTTCTGAGCCAATCGTTGTTTACAGAGAAACTGTAGCTGGGAAAATCGAAAATCCAGTTGAAGGTAAGTCTCCTAATAAGCATAATAGGTTCTATATCACAGTTGAACCATTGGATCAATCTGTATATGATGCAATTGATGAAGGAACTATTAAAGAAGGTAGAGTTAAAGGTAAAGAGATGGCTACAACCTTCATTGAAAGTGGTTTAGAAAAAGAAGAAGCTCGTAAAGTTTGGGATGTTTATAATAAAAGTATATTCATTAATGCAACTCGTGGTATTCAATACTTGGATGAAGTTAGAGAGCTTTTAATTGAAGGATTTGAATCAGCTTTAGATGCAGGACCAATATCCAATGAAATAGCTATGGGATTGAAATTTAAGCTTGTAGATGCTAAACTTCACGAAGATGCAGTTCACAGAGGACCTGCTCAAGTTCTTCCATCTATAAGGAAAGCTATTTTCGCTGCAATTATGATGGCTCAACCTACATTACTTGAACCAATTCAAAAAGTATTTATCAATACTCCTCAGGATTATATGGGTAATGCTACTCGTGAAATTCAAAATAGAAGAGGTCAAATTGTTGATATGGGGCAAGAGGGAGATATGGCATCAATTGAATCTAAGGTTCCTGTTGCTGAAATGTTTGGTTTTGCAGGAGATATTAGGTCTGCTACTGAAGGTAGATGTTTATGGTCTACTGAAAATGCAGGTTTTGAAAGATTACCAAATGAATTGCAAAAGCAGATTATTAGAGAAATAAGAGAAAGAAAAGGATTATCTCCTGAACCTTATGGTCCTGAACATTATATTGGATAG
- the tuf gene encoding translation elongation factor EF-1 subunit alpha → MAKEKEHINLAFIGHVDHGKSTLVGHVLLQSGAIAEQQLDEGENKFRFIMDKLGEERERGVTIDLAHAKFETPKYEYTIVDCPGHRDFVKNMITGASQADAAVLVVDAVDGVQPQTKEHVYLAMTLGIRQLIIAVNKMDLVNYAEDKFNKVKDEISTLIASIGYKPSEVPFIPISAFEGDNISEPSSNTPWYKGKALIPAFEDFKAPEKPTNLPLRVPIQDVYSITGVGTVPVGRVETGIMKKGEDVIFEPAGASGEVKSIEMHHEMFDQAEPGDNVGFNVRGVGKNDIRRGDVAGHTNDAPTVAKEFDAQIVVLQHPGVITVGYTPVFHCHTSQVACTFLELSKKLDPKTGQVAEENPDFLKTGDAAIVKVKPTKPMVIENIKDIPHMGRFAIRDMGQTVAAGMCIGIEPAK, encoded by the coding sequence ATGGCAAAAGAAAAAGAACATATAAATTTAGCATTTATTGGACACGTTGACCACGGAAAATCCACTCTCGTAGGACACGTTTTATTACAATCCGGGGCAATCGCTGAACAACAATTAGATGAAGGTGAAAATAAATTCAGGTTTATTATGGATAAACTTGGAGAAGAAAGAGAAAGAGGGGTTACAATCGATTTAGCTCATGCAAAATTTGAAACTCCTAAATACGAATATACAATTGTGGACTGTCCAGGACACAGAGATTTCGTTAAAAACATGATTACTGGTGCTTCCCAAGCAGATGCTGCAGTATTAGTAGTAGATGCTGTGGATGGTGTCCAACCACAAACAAAAGAGCATGTTTATTTAGCTATGACATTAGGTATCAGACAATTGATTATAGCAGTTAATAAAATGGATCTTGTTAATTATGCTGAAGATAAATTCAACAAAGTTAAAGATGAAATTTCAACTTTAATTGCTTCTATTGGATACAAACCATCTGAAGTTCCTTTCATCCCTATTTCTGCATTTGAAGGAGATAACATTTCTGAACCTAGTTCTAACACTCCTTGGTACAAAGGTAAAGCTTTAATTCCTGCTTTTGAAGATTTCAAAGCACCTGAAAAACCAACTAACTTACCGTTAAGAGTACCTATTCAAGATGTTTACTCTATCACTGGAGTTGGAACTGTACCGGTTGGAAGAGTAGAAACTGGTATAATGAAAAAAGGAGAAGATGTCATATTTGAACCTGCTGGAGCTTCTGGAGAAGTTAAATCTATTGAAATGCACCACGAAATGTTTGACCAAGCTGAACCTGGTGACAATGTTGGATTTAATGTTAGAGGTGTAGGTAAAAATGATATTAGAAGAGGGGATGTTGCTGGACACACTAACGATGCACCTACTGTAGCTAAAGAATTTGATGCTCAAATCGTTGTTTTACAACACCCTGGTGTTATCACTGTAGGATACACCCCTGTATTCCACTGTCACACTTCTCAGGTTGCATGTACTTTCTTAGAATTGTCTAAAAAATTAGATCCTAAGACTGGTCAAGTAGCAGAAGAAAACCCTGACTTCCTTAAAACTGGTGATGCAGCTATTGTAAAAGTTAAACCAACAAAACCTATGGTTATTGAAAACATTAAAGATATCCCTCATATGGGTAGATTCGCTATTAGAGATATGGGTCAAACCGTAGCTGCTGGTATGTGTATCGGTATTGAACCTGCTAAATAA